The genomic stretch TGCCCATTTCCTTACTACGGCCTGCTGGCGATAACCTGCTAATGGTTGTAGGATTAAATGCCCCTGATTCTGAATTAGTCATTCCCCCCACCAAAAATGCGGAAGGGCAACGGTTTATATCCATGCCTAAGTGGCTAAAAGAATACAGAAACAAAATGCGGCAGTATTTCCCGGAGCAGGAAAAGGTGCCAAAATCAAATTCCCTGAGTTCGATAAATCTGATGACCCGTTCATTTGATTTGCTTCAAGATCGGTTTTGTTCGCTTCTGGTAGAAAAATATCCGGTGGATGTCACTGTACAGATTGCCCGAAACCAGGCAGGAACACTGGAGTTTCACCGGGCTGCAGAATTAATAGAAATCGGCAGGCAGAAAGCCGCCACAGCACTAGATGAATGGGAAAATGCAGATCGCAGAACTGAATAGATTACTAGGTAATATAGATATCTATCTGCTGGATCAGATCCTGAAAGGAAGATTCAGCCCTGATATGAAAATACTGGATGCAGGCTGCGGGGAGGGCCGAAATGCTCAATATTTTATCAATGCAGGCTATCAGGTGTTTGGGATTGATCAGCAGGATCTAGCTATTCAGTACTTACGGTATGCTGCCAGAAGTCTAAACCCGACATATGATATCCATCGCTTCCAACTTGGGAGAATGGAAGATATTCCTTTTCATAAAGGCGCTTTTGATGCAGTAATCTGCTCAGCCGTGCTTCACTTTGCGGAAGATGAAGCCAACTTTTGGCAAATGATGAATGAAATGCTCCGGGTGCTTAAGCCTGGAGGAGTCCTATGGTTCAGGATGACCACGGCTTTTGGAGGGATGTTGGCAGAAAGCAAGGAGGTCAGTGGTGGTAGATATGTATTACCTGATGGATCTGAGCGATTCTTGCTACAACAGATGCATTTGGACAAGTTAAATGGACTTGGCTTACGGTTCCTAGAAGCTCCGAAATCAGTACTTGTACACGGGCAGCGTGCCATGGGAGTTTTTGTGATGGAGAAGACGTAAATTGATTGTTTATATGGTAAGTTTGAAAATATTGGTGGAGTGAACAGCATTGTCCAATTGAATTTTTAGAAATATGGAGTTACAGTATGCCTTAGAATTGCTTGGGACCATTGTCTTTGCCATCTCTGGTGTCCTTGCTGTTCGGGAGCGGGAGCATGATATGTTTGGGGCTGGTTTTACAGGTTTCATTACAGCCATAGGCGGGGGTACCCTTAGAGATATTTTACTGGATAGTTATCCGCTAGTCTGGATTGGAGACGTAAGGTTTCTATATGCTATTTTGATCGGTATATTGGCAGCCTTCGTTTTCCCCAATTTCCTGAGCAGGCTACGCAGAACCTTCTTTCTTTTTGATACGTTGGGAATAGCTTTTTTCACGGTTTTGGGTGTAGAAAAAGCGCTGAGCCTGGGTGTACGACCTGAGATTGCGGCTATCATGGGAATGTTTTCAGCGGTAATGGGCGGAGTAATCAGGGATACGCTGACCAATGAAATACCTATTTTATTCAGAAAAGAAATCTATGCCTCTGCTTGTCTGTCTGGAGCCATTTTCTATTTGGTACTAAATTATTTCGATGTATCCAGAGATGTAAATTTGCTTTCATCCATAGCAGTCATAATCTTGATCAGGCTTCTTTCTATGAAGTACAAGTTGAGTTTACCTAGATTGGATTAGAATGACCGGGAGTAAATGAATAATGTTTATTGCATTATATTGGACTCGGTTTTTCCTAGGGAACTATCGCGTTTTATCAATTATTAATTCATGCATCTTACTCAAAATCACGTGGATTGGAGATCCATTTTGGATCCTTTTTCTATTCTCTATATCATAGCAGGGGTGTTTTGCGCCGCCGCCGCCCTTGAAATGTTCCTTCTGCCCAATCAATTTCTAGATGGGGGAGTTACCGGCATGGCTATTATTGTCAATTTGCATTATGGTGTCAATATCAATCTATTATTGGTAGCCTTCAATATCCCTTTCCTTTGGCTTGGCTGGAAGAAGATAGGAAAGACCTTTGCGGTACAATCCACTTTTTCAATATTCCTGTTGGTTTTGGTGTTGGAGGTAGTCTCCTTCACGCCGATCACTAATGACATGGTTCTTAGTGCTGTGTTCGGAGGTGTTTTGATGGGGGTGGGGATAGGTCTGATATTGCGTGGTGGAGGATTGATCGATGGTTTTGAAGTGATCACGGAGTTTGTACACAAAAATTCCCCGCTTTCCGCCAGTGAGATCACCATGTTTTTCAACTCATTGATTTTCCTGTTTGCTGCCTTGTTTTTCGGAATCGAGCCTGCGATGTATTCTATCATCACCTACTTTACGGCGATCAAGATGACCGATTATATTGTAGATGGTCTGGAGGAATACACTGCTTTGACGATTATAAGCAAGAATGACGAAGAGGTCAAAACCCTGATCGTAAAGCAGTTTGGTAAGGCTATTTCGGTATATAAAGGTGAACGGGGCTATCTGCCAGAGACCTTTCATATCAAGTATCCTTGCGATATCATCATGACAGTCGTGACTAGGCTGGAAGTACATCGTATCAAGCTGGCAGTGCAGGAAATAGATCCTACAGCTTTTTTTTACTTACAGACAATCAAGGAGGTGAAAGGTGGACAGATCAAGCATGTGGGTAAGAAGCATGGGTAGGATTCTTGGATGTTTTTTCCGAGCAGTTCGGGCTTAAAAGGATAGCCTAACCATACCAGCTTTTATAGAAGGACAGATGTTGCCAAAGAAATTTTATCTATAACTCAGTGGCTTACCTTAATTTCGGAATCAGTGCGGGCACCGAAGTTTTATAGCTATGATAATCATCACCATATTTTAGCAGTAATTCTTTTTCCTTAATTGAGATCCCAATTGGCAAATAAAGGATAAAACATCCTAAATGAACAGCGGCAGTTATGGTGCCTGAGAACAGGAAATACCCACTAAAAATCAATAGTAACCCGGCATAAAGTGGATGCCGGATTTTGGAATATAATCCGCTGGTAACCAGTTTTTCTTCCTCTGAACTGGGCTCGGATCCCAATAATCTTTTCAAAGAATACTTTTTGCTTGACTTGGTGACGATGATCGTGCCAAATCCGGCTAACATGTATCCAAGGTAATCGGTTAAGTTGCTTTTCGGAATCAATACCGTTTTGTGGATCAACAGAGCCTGCGTAGTAATCCCTGATAAAATCAAAATAGCCAATAAGGCATGGATAAGGCGGTACCATTTGTTTGCTTTACCCCATTTTACCTCCAAAATTCTTTTTATCTTGGATGCAGACAGTAGGGAATATAACGTGTAATACAAAACCCAGCTTAGTGCCAGAAGAACGTAATCCATTAGGAAGTATCAATTTCGGAGAAACTATAATTTTTATGAAAATCGGAATAATTCGCGAAGGAAAAAATCCACCTGACAAACGTGTTCCATTTACTCCTGCCCAGCTTAAGGATATTCAGGACAAGCATCGGGATGAGTTGAGCATTCAGGTACAGTCCAGTTCTTTTCGTGCTTATTCAGATGATGAATTTAGGGAAATGGGCGTGGAAGTGGTGGATGATGTCAGTGAATGTGATGTGCTCTTTGGAGTGAAGGAGGTGCCCGTAGCTGACCTGATAGCAGGGAAAACCTATTTTTTCTTTTCACATACGATCAAAAGACAACCGTATAACCGAGACTTGCTGAGAGCTGTTTTGGATATGAATATCAGGTTGATTGATTATGAAGTGTTGAAAGATGGGCAAGGAAAAAGGGTGGTTG from Algoriphagus sp. NG3 encodes the following:
- a CDS encoding class I SAM-dependent methyltransferase, whose amino-acid sequence is MQIAELNRLLGNIDIYLLDQILKGRFSPDMKILDAGCGEGRNAQYFINAGYQVFGIDQQDLAIQYLRYAARSLNPTYDIHRFQLGRMEDIPFHKGAFDAVICSAVLHFAEDEANFWQMMNEMLRVLKPGGVLWFRMTTAFGGMLAESKEVSGGRYVLPDGSERFLLQQMHLDKLNGLGLRFLEAPKSVLVHGQRAMGVFVMEKT
- a CDS encoding isoprenylcysteine carboxylmethyltransferase family protein, yielding MDYVLLALSWVLYYTLYSLLSASKIKRILEVKWGKANKWYRLIHALLAILILSGITTQALLIHKTVLIPKSNLTDYLGYMLAGFGTIIVTKSSKKYSLKRLLGSEPSSEEEKLVTSGLYSKIRHPLYAGLLLIFSGYFLFSGTITAAVHLGCFILYLPIGISIKEKELLLKYGDDYHSYKTSVPALIPKLR
- a CDS encoding YitT family protein, producing MHLTQNHVDWRSILDPFSILYIIAGVFCAAAALEMFLLPNQFLDGGVTGMAIIVNLHYGVNINLLLVAFNIPFLWLGWKKIGKTFAVQSTFSIFLLVLVLEVVSFTPITNDMVLSAVFGGVLMGVGIGLILRGGGLIDGFEVITEFVHKNSPLSASEITMFFNSLIFLFAALFFGIEPAMYSIITYFTAIKMTDYIVDGLEEYTALTIISKNDEEVKTLIVKQFGKAISVYKGERGYLPETFHIKYPCDIIMTVVTRLEVHRIKLAVQEIDPTAFFYLQTIKEVKGGQIKHVGKKHG
- a CDS encoding trimeric intracellular cation channel family protein, which codes for MELQYALELLGTIVFAISGVLAVREREHDMFGAGFTGFITAIGGGTLRDILLDSYPLVWIGDVRFLYAILIGILAAFVFPNFLSRLRRTFFLFDTLGIAFFTVLGVEKALSLGVRPEIAAIMGMFSAVMGGVIRDTLTNEIPILFRKEIYASACLSGAIFYLVLNYFDVSRDVNLLSSIAVIILIRLLSMKYKLSLPRLD